Genomic segment of Streptomyces sp. NA02950:
TTCCTCGCGTCTCTTCCTCTCTTCCTCTCTTCCTCACGCCGCGGCGTTCGCGCGTGAGCACCTGAACCGACCCGACTCGTACAAGGAGAACCCCATGATGTGGAGAAAGGCCCTGTGCGGACCGCGCCGACGGTCCTGGCGGCGGTGGGCGTCCTCGGCGGGGGCGGTGGCGCTGGGGGCCGCCGGGCTGGTGGCCGTGCCCGCCGCCGGGCCGGCGTACGCCGCTTCGGTGCCGTGCAATGACGCGGCGCTGGTGACGGCGGTGGCCGGAGTGGCCACCCCGGGCGGGTCGCTGAGCCTGTCGCCCGGCTGTACGTACACCTTGAACGCGGTGGACAATCCGGACAACGGTCTGGCGGTCATCACGGGGTCGGTGAGCATCACCGGGAACGGCGCCACCATCGTGCGCAGTTCCACGGCCCCTTCGTTCCGGATCTTCGAGATCGGCAGTGGCGGCACCCTGTCGCTCACCGGCCTCACCCTCCGGGGCGGCTCCGTCACCGGTCAGGGCGGCGCCGTCCTGGTGAACGGCGGCGGCACCCTGAACTCCTCCAGAACCGGATTCATCGAAAACGCCGCCACCAGCGACGGCGGTGCCATCAGCGTCCTCGCGAGTGGAACCAGCACCTCGAGCCGCGACGTCTACACCGACAACGTCTCCGGCCTCCACGGCGGGGCCGTCAACTCCGAAGGCACGACGACCATCGCCGGCGCCGCTCTGACCGGCAACCGGGCCGTGGAGGGCGGCGGAGTCAACAACGACACCAGCACGTCGGACATCACGATCTCCGGCAGCGCCTTCAGCCGCAACATCGTCAACGGCAGCACCGGGGACGGCGCGGGCGCTGACTTCGACGGCGGTACCGTCAAGATCTCGAAGAGCGATTTCAGCCGCAACACCACCACCAGGACGACGACGTTCGGCTTCGCCGGGGCCATCTACAACAACGCGAACCTGACCGTGACCGGGTCCTCGGTCAATCGCAACACCCTGACGACCGCCGGCAGCGGGGCCCAGGGCGGAGGGTTCTACAACGACGGCACCCTGACCCTGACCACCTCCACGGTCAACGGCAACGCCGTCAACGGGACCGCGGGCAACGACTCCGGTGGCATCTACAACGACGGCACCCTGGTGCTCGAGCGCTCCACGGTCAATGAGAACACCGTCGCCAACGGCGTCGCCGGCGGCATCTTCAATGACGGCGGTTCCGTCACGGCGACGGGCAGCACCGTCAGCGACAACACCTCCAGTGCCGCGCCCGGCGGCATCTCCAGCACCAACGCAAGCGTCACCTTGAGCGGCTCCCCCGTAACGGGCAACAGCCCCACCAACTGCGTGGGCAGCCCGGTGCCCATCGCGGGCTGCACCGGCTGACCGTCGCCGGGAGGGGCCGACGGGTCAAGCCCCGCCGGCCCCTCCTGCCTATCCTCCCGACGAGGCCTCGGCCCACGCCCTCCGGTACTGCGCGCGCAGCCGGGCGTGGGCCCCCGCGGGCGCCCCCATACGGTCCAGACCCAGCAGTGCGGCCCCCAGCACCGGTGGGGCGGTGACCACACGGGGCTCGGCCTTGGGGGCGCGCTCGGCGAGGAGTTCGCAGACCCGGCCGTCCAGCAGCGGATGACAGGCCGCCAGCACCCCGCCGCCCAGGATCACCGGGGTCGGCTCGGCCAGCAGATCGAGCCGGGTCAGCGCGACCGTGGCCAGCGCGACCACCTCCTCGGCCTGCCGGGCCACGATCGCGCGCGCGACCGGATCGCCGGACGCGGCCACCGCGAAGAGCAGCGGTGTCAGCTCCAGCCGCCGGGCGGCCTCCAGCGAACCCAGATGCAGCGCCTCGATCAGCTCGTACATCGTGGTCAGGCCGAAGTGCGCGGGCAGGGCGCGGACCAGCTCGGTCGGCTCACCGCGGCCGTCCTCGGCGCGCGCCGCCCACCACAGCGCCTCCTCGGACAGAAAGCCCCCGCCGCCCCAGTCGCCGGAGATCCGGCCGATGGCCGGGAAGCGGGCGGTACGGCCGCCATGGCCCAGCCCCGCGCAGTTGATGCCCGCGCCGCAGACGACGGCGACTCCGGCCGGTTCTCCGGCGTCCGCCAGCCCGGCCCGCAGCAGGGCGAAGGTGTCATTGGCCACGGTGACACCGGCGCCCCAGCGGCGGGCGGCCAGCGCGTCCGTCAACTCCTCCTCCTCGGCGGGCAGATCGGCGTTGGCCAGACACGCCGAGACATGGCAGATCCGCGCGGGCCCCGGGCCGCCCGCCGCCAGGGCAGCCCGCTCCACCAGCGGCGTCAGCGCGCCCACCGCGGCCTCGGCGCCCACCAACGGTGGCCGGAAACCGCCGCCGCGAGCCGTGCCGAGGACCGAGCCGTCCAGGGCGACCAGCGCGACATCGGTCTTGCTGTTGCCCGCGTCGATCGCCAGGACCGCCCGGCCCGCCGCGGCCGGAGGGGGTACGGACTGCGTCAGATCCACGCCAGGTGCTCCCGGTTGTGCGCGATCAGGTCGTCGGTCAGCTTCTCGGCGTACTCGATCTGGCCGATGAGGGGATGGCAGAGCAGCGCCCGGAAGATCCGCTCCCGGCCGCCCTTCAGCGCCGCCTCCAGCGCCAGGTCCTCGTACGCCGTCACCTGGGCGACCAGCCCGGCGAACAGCGGCTCCAGGGGGCGCACCGGCAGTGGCTTCGCGCCCTGCGCGTCCACCGTCGCCGGGACCTCGATCACCGCGTCGTCGGGAAGGAAGGGCAGGGTGCCGCCGTTGACCGTGTTGACGATCCGTACCTCGCCGGTGTCCCGCAGCAGCGAGGAGGTCAGATCGACCGCGGCCTCCGAGTAGAAGGCCCCGCCGCGCCTGCCGAGCAGTTCGGGCTTCTCGTCGAGCGCCGGATCGCCGTACATCTCCAGCAGTTCCCGCTCGATCGCCGCGACCTCCGCCGCCCGGGACGGCCGGGTCCGCTGCTCCCGCACCACCGCGTCGTGCTGGTAGAAGTAGCGCAGGTAGTAGGAGGGGACAACGCCGAGCCGGTCGAGCAGCGCGCGGGGCATCCGCAGGTCCTCGGCCACGGCGTCGCCGTGCTCGGCGAGCAGCTTGGGCAGTACGTCCTCGCCGTCCGGGCCGCCGATCCGCACAGCGCGCTCCCAGGTGAGGTGGTTGAGCCCGATGTGCTCCAGCGACACCTCCCCGGGCGCGACGCCCAGCAGCTTCGCGAACTTCCGCTGGAAGCCGATGGCCACGTTGCACAGCCCGACCGCGCGGTGCCCGGAGGACAGCAGCGCCCGGGTGACGATCCCCACCGGATTGGTGAAGTCCACGATCCAGGCGTGGGGGTTACGGGCGCGCACCCGCTCGGCGATGTCCAGCACCACCGGGACCGTACGCAGCGCCTTGGCCAGCCCGCCCGCCCCGGTGGTCTCCTGGCCGACGCAGCCGCACTCCAGCGGCCAGGTCTCGTCCTGATCGCGCGCGGCCTGCCCGCCGACGCGCAGTTGCAGCAGCACCGCGTCCGCGCCGTCCACACCCGCGTCCGGATCGGCGGTCCAGGAGATCCGGCCGGGGTGGCCCTGCC
This window contains:
- a CDS encoding N-acetylglucosamine kinase; the encoded protein is MDLTQSVPPPAAAGRAVLAIDAGNSKTDVALVALDGSVLGTARGGGFRPPLVGAEAAVGALTPLVERAALAAGGPGPARICHVSACLANADLPAEEEELTDALAARRWGAGVTVANDTFALLRAGLADAGEPAGVAVVCGAGINCAGLGHGGRTARFPAIGRISGDWGGGGFLSEEALWWAARAEDGRGEPTELVRALPAHFGLTTMYELIEALHLGSLEAARRLELTPLLFAVAASGDPVARAIVARQAEEVVALATVALTRLDLLAEPTPVILGGGVLAACHPLLDGRVCELLAERAPKAEPRVVTAPPVLGAALLGLDRMGAPAGAHARLRAQYRRAWAEASSGG
- a CDS encoding 6-phospho-beta-glucosidase; protein product: MKLAVVGGGSTYTPELVDGFARLRDVLPLEELVLVDPAADRLELVGGLARRIFARQGHPGRISWTADPDAGVDGADAVLLQLRVGGQAARDQDETWPLECGCVGQETTGAGGLAKALRTVPVVLDIAERVRARNPHAWIVDFTNPVGIVTRALLSSGHRAVGLCNVAIGFQRKFAKLLGVAPGEVSLEHIGLNHLTWERAVRIGGPDGEDVLPKLLAEHGDAVAEDLRMPRALLDRLGVVPSYYLRYFYQHDAVVREQRTRPSRAAEVAAIERELLEMYGDPALDEKPELLGRRGGAFYSEAAVDLTSSLLRDTGEVRIVNTVNGGTLPFLPDDAVIEVPATVDAQGAKPLPVRPLEPLFAGLVAQVTAYEDLALEAALKGGRERIFRALLCHPLIGQIEYAEKLTDDLIAHNREHLAWI